From Aristaeella lactis, the proteins below share one genomic window:
- a CDS encoding tRNA threonylcarbamoyladenosine dehydratase, producing MLNQFSRTQLLLGPEAMEHLAECRVAVFGVGGVGGYAVEALTRSGIGSLDLIDDDKVCLTNLNRQIHATRSTVGKYKVDVAEQRIHDINPDCKVTTYKTFYLPETQDQFDFTQYDYIIDAIDTVKGKLALVEQAKAAGTPIICAMGAGNKLDPTAFRVADIYKTSVCPLARVMRTECRKRRIKHLKVVYSTEKPVRPLEDPSISCRKHCICPPGTRKCTVRRDIPGSTAFVPAAAGLIIAGEVIKDLCADYIRQNEENR from the coding sequence ATGCTGAATCAGTTTTCCAGAACACAACTGCTGCTGGGTCCGGAAGCCATGGAGCATCTGGCTGAATGCCGTGTAGCAGTGTTCGGTGTCGGCGGTGTGGGCGGCTACGCAGTGGAGGCTCTGACCCGTTCCGGTATCGGATCCCTGGACCTGATCGACGATGACAAGGTGTGCCTGACGAACCTGAACCGCCAGATCCATGCCACTCGCAGCACGGTGGGTAAGTATAAGGTGGATGTGGCTGAACAGCGGATCCACGATATCAATCCTGACTGTAAGGTTACGACCTATAAAACCTTCTACCTGCCGGAGACACAGGATCAGTTCGATTTTACACAATATGACTATATAATAGATGCAATTGATACGGTAAAAGGAAAACTGGCTCTGGTTGAACAGGCAAAGGCTGCCGGAACTCCTATTATCTGTGCCATGGGAGCCGGCAATAAACTGGATCCCACCGCATTCCGGGTGGCAGACATCTATAAGACCTCTGTCTGCCCTCTTGCGCGGGTGATGCGTACTGAGTGCCGCAAACGGAGGATCAAACACCTGAAGGTGGTTTATTCCACAGAAAAGCCGGTACGTCCCCTGGAGGATCCGTCCATCAGCTGCAGGAAGCACTGTATCTGTCCTCCGGGCACCCGGAAGTGTACCGTGCGCAGGGATATTCCAGGTTCCACTGCTTTTGTTCCTGCTGCCGCAGGATTGATCATCGCCGGTGAAGTGATTAAGGATCTGTGCGCGGACTATATCCGACAGAATGAAGAAAACCGGTAA
- the pheA gene encoding prephenate dehydratase, whose product MTIEELRARIDRIDSGLIRLYAERLETAAEIGKYKQEHNLPVFDPAREREVLNKVGAEAGEANENGVRALFSFLMAQSRTSQMLDRKQESELGKLIRRSVEETPKLFPEKAKVACQGVEGAYSQQACEKMFRSPAITYCKTFGDVFSAIESGECEYGVLPIENSLAGSVNSVYDKLLSRKCYIVRSARVKIDHTLLVKPGTKPEDIREIWSHEQAIQQCSDFLSKNKQWQVNVSSNTAAAARMVAESGRKDVAAISSGRCAQLYGLEILKTDIQNNSNNHTRFICISRKPEIYPGADRTSLMLALPDRPGALYQLLGRFNAQGINLTKLESRPVPGKDFEFMFCFDIDASVYSPAFTRLIEELDVTLEKCVYLGSYSELA is encoded by the coding sequence ATGACCATTGAGGAACTGAGGGCGCGGATTGACCGGATTGACAGTGGCCTGATCCGGCTTTATGCAGAGCGCCTGGAGACAGCGGCCGAGATCGGCAAATACAAACAGGAACATAACCTGCCTGTTTTTGATCCTGCCCGGGAGCGGGAAGTGCTCAACAAGGTCGGGGCAGAAGCCGGTGAAGCGAATGAGAACGGCGTACGGGCTCTGTTTTCCTTCCTGATGGCCCAGAGCCGGACCAGCCAGATGCTGGACCGGAAGCAGGAGAGCGAATTGGGCAAACTGATCCGCCGGAGCGTGGAGGAGACACCGAAGCTTTTCCCTGAAAAGGCAAAGGTGGCCTGCCAGGGCGTGGAAGGCGCCTATTCCCAGCAGGCCTGCGAAAAGATGTTCAGGTCGCCGGCCATCACATACTGCAAAACCTTTGGAGATGTGTTTTCCGCCATCGAAAGCGGGGAATGTGAATACGGTGTACTGCCGATCGAGAACAGCCTGGCCGGATCCGTGAACAGCGTATATGACAAGCTGCTCAGCCGGAAATGCTATATTGTCCGTTCCGCCCGGGTGAAGATCGATCATACCCTTCTGGTGAAGCCCGGAACGAAGCCGGAAGATATCCGGGAGATCTGGTCCCACGAGCAGGCGATTCAGCAGTGCTCTGATTTCCTTTCGAAAAACAAACAGTGGCAGGTCAACGTCAGCAGCAACACCGCCGCCGCTGCCCGGATGGTGGCGGAAAGCGGCCGGAAGGACGTGGCTGCCATCTCATCCGGACGCTGCGCGCAGCTGTACGGCCTGGAGATCCTGAAGACGGATATCCAGAACAACAGCAATAACCATACCCGGTTTATCTGCATTTCCCGGAAACCGGAGATTTATCCCGGGGCGGACCGCACCAGCCTGATGCTGGCACTGCCCGACAGGCCCGGTGCGTTGTACCAGCTGCTGGGACGATTCAATGCCCAGGGGATCAACCTGACCAAGCTGGAAAGCCGTCCTGTGCCCGGGAAGGATTTCGAGTTCATGTTCTGCTTTGATATTGACGCGTCTGTCTATTCCCCCGCCTTTACCCGGCTGATCGAGGAACTGGATGTGACGCTGGAGAAATGCGTGTATTTGGGAAGCTATTCCGAATTGGCCTGA
- a CDS encoding glycoside hydrolase family 43 protein, translating into MKSGRNGKSLIRTAALLIAVLLPLCACGEETDMKNIPVTLQKSYKKAGENNPLYTQRFGADPGVMEYDGRLYVYMTDDLVEYDSKGKVKENTYSQIRTINCISSDDMVNWTDHGKIRVAGPGGVAKWATNSWAPCAAHKTIDGKEKFFLYFCNGGGGVGVLTADSPTGPWRDELGHLLVSRSVKNCDDVTWLFDPAVMVDEDGTGYLAFGGGIPEGMQAAPGTGRIVKLADNMISLDGDPVRLDVPWLFEDSGINRIGDKYIYSYCSNFMTKGNSLKLTDGAIQYMIADNPLGPYTYVGELFPNEGHFFGLYGNNHHSIASFKGEWYLFYHNRPVEKAMGITGNYRSPQANRIEIGEDGLLKQVRGTMKGLSQLKPLDPFRTVPAATMSHQAGITVNGADGKTWIEGGTGSWVRITGVDFGKNASTLAVTAMPPTSCTLYAVLDDPKGPVAAKVRMEIPEDGKALVISAPIQAEGVHDLYLISDGDMKIYSWTVRE; encoded by the coding sequence ATGAAATCCGGCAGGAACGGCAAGTCCCTGATTCGCACAGCGGCGCTGCTCATCGCTGTACTGCTGCCCCTGTGTGCCTGTGGAGAGGAGACGGACATGAAGAACATTCCCGTAACGCTGCAGAAATCCTATAAAAAAGCAGGAGAAAACAACCCGCTTTACACCCAGCGTTTCGGTGCCGATCCCGGTGTCATGGAATACGATGGCCGGCTGTATGTATATATGACCGACGACCTCGTGGAATATGACAGCAAGGGAAAGGTGAAGGAGAATACCTACAGCCAGATCCGGACGATCAACTGCATCTCCTCAGATGATATGGTCAACTGGACGGACCATGGAAAGATCCGGGTAGCCGGTCCCGGCGGCGTTGCCAAATGGGCAACCAACTCCTGGGCCCCCTGTGCCGCCCATAAAACCATTGACGGAAAAGAAAAGTTCTTCCTGTATTTCTGCAACGGCGGCGGCGGTGTCGGCGTGCTGACCGCTGACAGTCCCACCGGCCCCTGGCGGGATGAACTGGGTCATCTGCTCGTCTCCCGTTCCGTGAAAAACTGCGATGACGTAACCTGGCTGTTCGACCCCGCCGTAATGGTGGATGAGGACGGCACCGGTTACCTCGCCTTCGGCGGTGGTATCCCGGAAGGTATGCAGGCCGCCCCCGGCACCGGGCGCATCGTTAAGCTGGCGGACAACATGATCTCCCTGGACGGGGATCCTGTCCGGCTCGATGTACCGTGGCTGTTTGAGGATTCCGGTATCAACCGGATCGGTGACAAATACATCTACTCCTACTGTTCCAACTTCATGACCAAAGGCAACAGCCTGAAGCTGACTGACGGCGCGATCCAGTACATGATCGCGGATAATCCCCTGGGGCCCTACACCTATGTGGGAGAGCTGTTCCCCAATGAAGGTCATTTCTTCGGCCTGTACGGCAACAATCATCATTCCATCGCTTCTTTCAAAGGTGAATGGTACCTGTTCTATCATAACCGTCCCGTTGAGAAAGCCATGGGCATCACCGGCAACTACCGGAGCCCGCAGGCGAACCGCATTGAGATCGGCGAGGACGGCCTGCTGAAGCAGGTCAGGGGAACCATGAAGGGCCTCAGCCAGCTGAAGCCGCTGGATCCCTTCCGTACGGTTCCTGCCGCCACCATGTCCCACCAGGCCGGCATCACGGTCAACGGTGCGGACGGCAAGACCTGGATTGAAGGCGGTACCGGAAGCTGGGTCCGGATCACCGGAGTGGATTTCGGAAAGAATGCCTCCACGCTGGCCGTCACCGCCATGCCGCCCACCAGCTGCACGCTTTACGCGGTGCTGGATGATCCCAAGGGCCCGGTCGCTGCCAAAGTCCGTATGGAGATCCCGGAAGACGGAAAAGCCCTGGTGATCAGCGCACCGATCCAGGCGGAAGGCGTCCATGACCTGTACCTGATCTCTGACGGGGATATGAAGATCTATTCCTGGACTGTCAGGGAATAA
- a CDS encoding glycoside hydrolase family 43 protein: MSEQRRPLVSHIFTADPSAHVFNGKIYVYPSHDIPHDGEDNDDGDEYRMEDYHILSMDSLDAPCVDNGCALHMKDIPWVSKQMWAPDAACKDGKYYLYFPARDKDGIFRLGVAVSDDPAGPFKPEDNYIPGSYSIDPAVLMDDDGRAYIYYGGLWGGQLEMWQSGSFDPNAHRPEGDEPALGPMFAELDADMKHFKTEPKHLQILDENGKPLTAADEDRRYFEGPWMHKFNGKYYLSYSTGTTHYLVYAEGDKPDGPFTYKGRIMEPVLGWTTHHSIVEYQGKWYLFYHDCELSNGINHRRCVKFTELTIHEDGTIDTIIPYEEK, encoded by the coding sequence ATGAGTGAGCAGCGCCGGCCCCTGGTCTCCCACATCTTTACCGCGGATCCTTCCGCCCATGTTTTTAATGGAAAGATCTATGTCTACCCTTCCCACGATATTCCCCATGACGGTGAGGACAACGACGACGGTGATGAATACCGGATGGAAGACTACCACATTCTGTCCATGGACAGCCTGGACGCGCCCTGCGTGGATAACGGCTGCGCCCTGCACATGAAGGATATCCCCTGGGTCAGCAAGCAGATGTGGGCTCCGGATGCCGCCTGCAAGGACGGAAAATATTACCTGTATTTCCCCGCCCGTGACAAGGACGGCATCTTCCGTCTCGGCGTCGCCGTGTCGGATGATCCTGCCGGTCCCTTCAAACCGGAAGACAATTACATTCCCGGAAGCTACAGCATTGACCCTGCCGTACTCATGGATGATGACGGCCGTGCCTATATCTACTACGGCGGCCTGTGGGGCGGCCAGCTGGAAATGTGGCAGAGCGGAAGCTTTGACCCCAATGCCCACCGTCCGGAAGGCGATGAGCCCGCCCTTGGGCCTATGTTCGCTGAACTGGATGCGGATATGAAGCACTTCAAGACTGAACCGAAGCACCTGCAGATCCTGGACGAAAACGGCAAGCCCCTCACCGCCGCTGATGAGGACCGCCGCTATTTCGAAGGTCCCTGGATGCATAAGTTTAATGGAAAGTATTATCTTTCCTACTCCACCGGCACCACCCACTACCTGGTGTATGCAGAAGGAGACAAGCCGGACGGCCCCTTCACCTACAAAGGAAGGATCATGGAACCCGTTCTTGGCTGGACCACCCACCACTCCATCGTGGAATACCAGGGCAAATGGTACCTGTTCTATCATGACTGCGAGCTGTCCAACGGCATTAACCATCGCCGCTGCGTCAAGTTCACAGAGCTGACCATTCATGAAGACGGTACGATCGATACCATCATTCCCTACGAAGAAAAATGA
- a CDS encoding glycoside hydrolase family 5 protein, giving the protein MKMKDFGFYRGVNLGGWFSQCDYSKERLDHFITEPDIDVIAGWGLDHVRIPMDYNVLETAEGGLSTEGFDRIAKAVEWCKKRGLKVVLDLHKTAGYSFDAAHQESGFFGSALYQERFYRLWEGLAERFNDPENIAFELLNEVTDASVIGEWNRIVAEAIARIRKIAPRSLILVGSYWNNSPEAVKDLDMPADDRVIYNFHCYDPLIFTHQGATWIPDPAFDIDRRVSFEEADITPEYFEKQFASAIETAKARGTTLYCGEYGVIDRATPEDTVKWFRTINEVFEKHGIARSAWSYRQMDFGLSDTRLDGVRDELVKYL; this is encoded by the coding sequence ATGAAGATGAAGGATTTCGGATTCTACCGGGGCGTGAACCTGGGCGGCTGGTTCTCCCAGTGTGATTATTCCAAAGAACGCCTGGATCATTTTATTACAGAGCCGGACATTGACGTGATTGCCGGCTGGGGACTGGATCATGTACGGATCCCCATGGACTATAACGTGCTGGAAACCGCGGAGGGCGGGCTCAGCACAGAAGGTTTTGACAGGATCGCCAAGGCGGTGGAATGGTGCAAAAAGCGCGGCCTGAAGGTGGTGCTGGACCTGCACAAGACTGCCGGTTATTCCTTTGACGCGGCGCATCAGGAAAGCGGCTTCTTCGGCAGTGCTTTATACCAGGAACGGTTTTACAGGCTGTGGGAAGGGTTGGCGGAACGCTTCAATGATCCGGAGAATATCGCCTTTGAACTGCTGAACGAGGTGACGGACGCTTCGGTGATCGGGGAGTGGAACCGGATCGTGGCGGAAGCGATCGCCCGCATCCGGAAGATAGCTCCCCGGAGCCTGATCCTGGTGGGCAGCTACTGGAACAACAGCCCGGAGGCGGTCAAGGACCTGGATATGCCGGCGGATGACCGGGTGATCTACAATTTCCACTGCTATGATCCGCTGATCTTTACGCACCAGGGCGCCACCTGGATTCCGGATCCCGCCTTCGATATTGACCGGCGGGTGTCCTTTGAGGAAGCGGATATCACACCGGAATACTTTGAGAAGCAGTTCGCTTCCGCCATTGAGACCGCGAAGGCCCGGGGGACGACCCTGTACTGCGGCGAGTACGGCGTGATCGACCGGGCGACGCCGGAAGATACCGTGAAATGGTTCAGAACCATCAATGAAGTGTTTGAGAAACACGGAATTGCCCGCAGCGCCTGGTCCTACCGCCAGATGGACTTCGGCCTGAGTGACACGCGCCTGGACGGTGTCCGGGACGAACTGGTCAAATACCTGTAA
- a CDS encoding prephenate dehydrogenase, which yields MESKTIGVIGLGLMGASLCKALGACGHTILGRDTDEHVQKYALLTETIKGELTEEKIPECDYLFLAVYPGAAVEALEKMASLIRKDTIVCDLCGVKQAVCEPCFTLAQQYGFTFIGGHPMAGKQFSGIKYADGNLYQGATMILVPRQQEDLFLVSRLSDLLRGAGFRSVTVTTPEKHDEMIAFTSQLAHVVSNAYIKSPTAAEHLAFSAGSYRDLTRVAKLNEDMWTELFLDNAEHLGFELDCLIRSLQEYRDAIAADDAKTLKRLLKEGRERKEAIDTEWKDK from the coding sequence ATGGAAAGCAAAACGATCGGCGTGATCGGCCTTGGGCTGATGGGCGCTTCCCTGTGCAAGGCGCTGGGTGCCTGCGGACATACGATCCTGGGCAGGGATACGGATGAACACGTACAGAAATACGCCCTGTTGACGGAAACCATCAAGGGAGAACTGACGGAAGAGAAGATCCCGGAATGCGATTATCTGTTCCTGGCGGTATATCCCGGCGCGGCGGTGGAGGCACTGGAGAAGATGGCCTCCCTGATCCGGAAGGACACCATTGTATGTGACCTGTGCGGCGTGAAGCAGGCTGTTTGCGAACCCTGCTTTACCCTGGCGCAGCAGTACGGCTTCACCTTCATCGGAGGCCACCCCATGGCCGGCAAACAGTTTTCCGGCATCAAATACGCGGACGGGAACCTGTACCAGGGTGCGACCATGATCCTGGTGCCCCGGCAGCAGGAAGACCTGTTCCTGGTCAGCCGGCTGAGCGATCTGCTGCGGGGAGCGGGCTTCCGTTCTGTAACCGTGACAACGCCGGAGAAGCACGATGAGATGATAGCCTTTACCTCCCAGCTGGCCCATGTGGTCTCCAACGCCTATATCAAATCCCCCACGGCAGCGGAGCACCTGGCGTTCTCCGCCGGCAGCTACCGGGACCTGACCCGGGTGGCCAAGCTAAATGAGGATATGTGGACCGAGCTTTTCCTGGACAATGCGGAACACCTGGGCTTTGAACTGGACTGCCTGATCCGTTCCCTGCAGGAATACAGGGACGCCATCGCGGCGGATGACGCGAAGACGCTGAAACGGCTCCTGAAGGAAGGCCGTGAGCGCAAGGAAGCCATCGACACGGAGTGGAAGGATAAGTAA